A window from Melopsittacus undulatus isolate bMelUnd1 chromosome Z, bMelUnd1.mat.Z, whole genome shotgun sequence encodes these proteins:
- the LIPG gene encoding endothelial lipase → MQGVALLLCAAVICCTAAPSALPARDATVAEQPAPTAAKPRVKFLLRSASHAEEEGCAIAVGQSKCLEDCRFNVTATTFFIIHGWTMSGMFETWLGNLVSALQNREKDANVVVVDWLSLAHQLYTDAVNNTQIVGKSIARLLDWLQENPLFQLENVHLIGYSLGAHVAGFAGNHVHGTIGRITGLDPAGPMFEGVDPSKRLSPDDANFVDVLHTYTRETLGVSIGIQMPVGHVDIYPNGGDFQPGCGLSDVLGAIAYGTIGEVVKCEHERSVHLFVDSLVNQDKQSFAFQCTDSSRFKKGICLSCRKNRCNGIGYNARKTRNKRNSKMYLKTRADMPFKVYHYQMKMHVFSYQGLGEADPTFSVTLYGTNGDSEPLSLEMLDQIGLNATNTFLVYTEKDMGELLKIKLTWEGTSQSWYDLWKELKSYWYRPAKLSQELHIRRIRVKSGETQQRFAFCVEDAQLTSITPGKELWFVKCTEEWQKRSVSNVL, encoded by the exons ATGCAGGGGGTCGCCCTCCTGCTCTGCGCCGCCGTCATCTGCTGCACCGCGGCGCCGTCTGCGCTGCCGGCCCGAG ATGCCACCGTCGCCGAGCAGCCTGCGCCGACGGCAGCCAAGCCGCGGGTGAAGTTCTTGCTCCGCTCCGCGTCGCACGCCGAGGAGGAGGGTTGCGCGATCGCCGTCGGGCAGAGCAAGTGCCTGGAGGACTGCAGGTTTAACGTGACAGCCACGACCTTCTTCATCATACACGGGTGGACC ATGAGTGGCATGTTCGAAACCTGGCTGGGCAACTTGGTATCCGCTCTCCAGAACAGGGAGAAGGATGCCAACGTGGTGGTGGTGGATTGGCTTTCCCTCGCCCACCAGCTCTACACCGATGCCGTGAACAACACGCAGATTGTTGGAAAAAGCATAGCAAGGCTGCTTGACTGGTTACAG GAGAACCCGCTCTTCCAGCTCGAGAATGTCCACCTGATTGGGTACAGCCTGGGTGCTCACGTCGCTGGCTTTGCTGGTAACCATGTCCATGGGACTATAGGCAGGATTACAG GTTTGGATCCTGCTGGCCCTATGTTTGAAGGAGTGGACCCTAGCAAGCGCCTCTCCCCTGATGATGCTAACTTTGTGGATGTCCTTCACACCTACACAAGGGAAACACTAGGTGTTAGCATTGGGATCCAGATGCCTGTAGGCCATGTTGACATCTACCCCAATGGGGGAGActtccagcctggctgtggTTTAAGTGACGTCTTGGGAGCAATTGCCTATGGGA CAATCGGTGAAGTGGTTAAATGTGAGCATGAGCGGTCTGTGCACCTCTTTGTGGACTCCCTCGTGAACCAGGACAAACAGAGCTTTGCATTCCAATGCACCGACTCCAGCCGCTTCAAGAAGGGCATCTGCCTGAGCTGCCGGAAGAACCGCTGCAACGGCATTGGCTACAATGCCAGGAAAACACGGAACAAAAGGAACAGCAAGATGTACTTGAAAACAAGAGCTGACATGCCCTTCAAAG TCTATCATTATCAGATGAAAATGCATGTCTTCAGCTACCAGGGCTTGGGAGAGGCTGATCCCACTTTCTCTGTCACCCTTTATGGCACCAATGGAGACTCTGAACCTCTCTCTTTAGAAAT GCTTGATCAAATTGGTCTAAACGCTACTAACACCTTCCTGGTGTACACTGAAAAGGACATGGGtgaacttctgaaaataaagctCACCTGGGAGGGAACATCTCAGTCATGGTATGACCTATGGAAAGAGCTGAAGAGCTACTGGTATCGGCCAGCAAAGCTTTCCCAGGAGCTGCATATCCGACGTATCCGTGTGAAATCTGGGGAGACGCAACAGAG GTTTGCTTTCTGTGTGGAGGATGCCCAGCTAACCAGTATAACTCCTGGTAAGGAGCTCTGGTTTGTGAAGTGCACAGAAGAATGGCAAAAAAG ATCTGTCTCAAATGTGCTCTGA